GGGTTGTCAATGATGCTAGACAGTGAGTTATTATCTATTggattaattataaattttttgaacaatGGAGAAGATCAACTATTAGTCATTATCTTTTGGATTAACTATAAATCTTAGGAATAATTGGGGTGGACATGTAATAAAGTTTTGAACGATTGAGGAGGCTAACTAAAAATCCATTGGACTAACTAGAAATCTTAGAAATAATTGGGGGGTCCGGTTCTAATTTTTTGGGAGGACTATATCCAATTAGTAGTATAGttgtaggagaaaaaaaaaaaaaaaaatttgggagcAATGTAGCTCCGCCCCTGCGTCTGTGGTTTGCTTTTAATAATGAGAAGTtgtttattttggtcattgttgTTGCTTAGTTTTTCCAATATgtctattcaaaattttcagttgCTTCTTTTTCATGCATCAAATATTCAAATGCAAAGCATGGAATGAATAATGATCATCACAAGTGTTAGAGCTTAGCATTCTATCGAATATTATCTGTGCGTGACGCATGAATTACTTCCTGCATATGCTGCTGGAGCTTCCCTGACCTATGTGTTTTGCTCAATAGCTACAAGGCAATTAATGGGTTATATTGGCACTGGATATAGGAACTGTTGCTTGTGGAGGAAAGTGCCAATTAGGGTGATTGGAGATTTCAATTAAAAGACCTCCATGcatgttttatgttttcttagaaattaaatgaaattaacTGTGTAGttagaaataaaacaaaatcacTTCTAATGTTGCTGTTTTGATGGAAAGGAGGAAGCCTTTGGTGGTTAagtaaaaattgattaaattcattattttttaacaacttaaaagattttgagataattaataatttatcataataTCAAATAGGTGATCTTAATCTTTTGAGATaatcagtaaaaaaaaacaaatattggcTCTAAAAATTATTCGACCGATTTTGAGCTTCAAAGGACTGAAGGTTTGAGGCAGCTGGTGGGCTGCAGATCGAAGTAATATATATGGTTCTATGGTCGAACACATTAAAAAGATACGAATATACCAACAAATTAAGGAAATGGTGAGAAGACACCAATAACCCTAGCTAGTTTCTTGCTGTGGAATATTTTAGATATTAAATTAATCTACATATTGTGATATCCTAAATGACAATATAACTcaccaatatataatttattagatATTAGATCTAATATCTaatattttagataaaaaatcttaaaataaactagggtaaaataaaatcataataataattaactCTAATTAACTTTAGATAAATTAACTGCGCAGTACATTCACTTGTGTTATGTTTGATTGAATCTATTTTCAATAGCttattttgctttaaaaaataacccatttaatataattaatgttgtactttagaaaaaaaaaaaaagttttaaaaaactatatataaacaTAAGTTGACATTTTAAGTTAAGACTGATTGACAGAAGATTAATTATTGCAAGCCAAAATGAGTGCTATGCAGTATGCAGTACAAACGACGTTACGTacttcaaaataattcaaagacATCCAGAAGCTTTTAgtgtaaaattaattattaatttattaaagtaGAATAACTTTTTTCTTCATCATGGAGGAAGAATTACTTTATTACAGCAGAATAACTCTTTTCTTGCCATGGAGGAAGAATTGCTGTATTATAGTAGAATAACCCTTTTCTTTCCATAGAGGAAGAAGTACTTTATTTTACAGTGCGTAGAATGACCTTCACCATGGTCTTGCCCCATATAGGAAGATTTTTCGGTCATTGAGAGCCTGCACAGGCCTTGCATTATCCTTTCCACGGTACTGCAATTAATAGATTAACCAATTAAATCaaggatttaatttttttttgaaagttagATTATATATTTGTGATCCTCCACCTTGATgattgtttcttcttctttatcatcagcctaaattagtttaaaaatataattatatttaaaaagttatttgcTGTTGTCTAATGAATAGAATCATAGAACTTACTAACTTAACTATTGAAATTTGTGAAATGGAGGTCACTTTAATGATGTGAAGCCTGCAACATAGCATAAATTCTGTTTGCCATGTCaaagtttttgcttttaaaaattatttttaaaagtatagaaactaaaatcaaatagtttaaaatacaatttttttttttgaaacaaatgtcaaacatttaaaaaaataaagataaaaataaaaaacaattatctcAATTTGACCTAAATATATATAGCACATACATCGAAATTAGCTTCCCGAAGTAATTGTACTTGTTTGCTTGAGACAGTATTTATCTGAGGCAAATACAAGATAAGGTAAATAGTCAAGTtaaaaagagaatgaaaaaaagaagaagaagaagtaagaaTAGAAGAGTTAATTGGAGTTAGTGAAGGTGTTTAGCCATACCTTTGCATTGACGATCCAAGTAACACCTTCATCACAAGGAGGTGTTGTTAGTGATCCATTATATCTGTAATACTTGAATGTATCTGTGTTTGTCTCTCTAGGATCTATTACCCCTATGGGTCTCTTTCCCCTATTATTAACCAAAGTTTTTAGCTCCTCTGTGaactgaaacaaaaaaaaaaaaaaaaaggaataattttaaaaacactaAGAAGTTATAATGTGTGAAGAACTCATAGGGGATTAATCTAGTGCCTAATTCTTTACCTTTGACAAGAATGAATCGGGCTCACCGATTTGGTAAAACTGGGCACGTACAACAGAAACTTGATTTGATGTGTTTACGTGAACCATATGCAGCTCCAAGTCATACCTAGTTAATAAATCATTGTAGATGAAATTTGTTGGCGGTGAGCCATttaatttaagagagagagagagagagagagaccttttGCCATTGATGAGATGCTCTGCGGGTGAGTGCCAATGGCATTGTCGGAGGGAGTATTGCTTGCCATTGATTTGAATTGATCCAGCATCACCAACCCATTCAACCTGTGTCATCACTCATCACGTACAATTAGCTATTgaaccaatatttttttaaaataccatattatatttaaatttgcaTTCTTTGACAACAATATTATTgtgaatatttaaaattaatgttttgaattcTGTTTCGTTCAAATCTTATTGGTACATAAAATCAGTACACAGCAATCATTATTTGCATTGTCTAAAAGATACCGGGCCATATCAGTGTGTTTTGGGCATTTTAGCCTATTCTAGCCATTTCATATGAAAACTTAGCTTAGGCTCAGAATATGATTTAGTAGaggttgtaatttttttttatttaaatgttgggcattttggtaatttttccCCTACAAGTCAGATTTAATCAAGTatatttcaatttccaattgTCTTATTTCtaaaagtttgatttctattttttttaaagattatttCTGAAATGGATACATGAGATAATTTTGTTAtagttcattattattattttttttatgataaaaaccTTCCATATTGGGAAGTGAGACGGCATAAATTATGTagttcttatatttattttataaggaatattattattattattattatatatatgcgaaaatttcaaatttcaaaaaccttgcatattgaattttttttttcttctaacgGTCAATTAGAAGTGGCTTCCAAAATAGTATTCAAAACTTTGTTTAggacacctttttttttttttttttggttgtaaattGTTGAAGTTAATTGAATTGAATGATTGTAAGATGTATAATCATGTGATAGATCATTTACTATTTTGGAGATGCTTGTTTAATTTGAGCAAAAAAGGGGTATATTCtatattcattaaaaaacatgtttaattttgtatttgtattcAGTTTACATTTttagtttccaaaaaaaaaaaaaggattttttttgagaaaaaaaaaaggatttgaatacaaaaaacTGAATACaactttttggtgttttcattttcttgaaaatgaatACAATGAATTTTCGTAAATAAACCAAATATGTGGGTTCCTCTAACATTGACTTGTCCCATCAAAAAACACACACTCTCTCAATTGTgttgaatttttaattgaaaaatataaagtgaaaaaaaaaaagcaaaaaccagACTAGAAAATAATGCCAAACATGAAATGGGTTGGGTAGAGAAAATGGATACAagatttgagaaacaaaaaatgagtttagaaaatggaaagagaaaatgaatcCACCCCCAATAATAACCAAACAGGGCCTTGATGATTCATCAATTTTCATCTTACTAATTAGTGGATTAATGCATTTTTATGTTTAGAGGGAGGGCGGAAAGTGAGATTTGACCCAATTCTACAAACGCCTATTATAGGttatactttaaaatttgaGTAATTTTGTTTCAAGACTTGATTATAAACCTAGCTTGAATGAATTGAAGCAAATTGACCTTTACCTCTAATTAACCATTTGTCCTATCTAACTACTAATTAGGTAAAACCggctattttttaaattttgaatagcaCTTTTAAAGAGCAAGAGAAGTTGGTCTCCAACATTGGATACATCATACAACAACACATAAATACCATACTATGTCTTTATCATGTAGCTTTTGCTTATAAAACTTATAAGTAATGTTAAGTACACAACATATTTTGTACTCTTTTTAAAATTCCATGGATGAAAAGTTATGATTGGTGTACGTAAACTTATTTATTGACAAAGCTTATAAGTTATCTTCTTACCTCAACAGAATGACCTGTATTCTTTATGATTGCATTAGATGCCTTATAATTCAACCTTAGATCTCTTGGATTTATGTTAACTTGCACATCCTTATTCAATATATCAATTGGAGATTGATGTTGCCCAATCTTACACAGTTTCCATTCTAACTTAAGTTCTCCCCAGTGTTTACTCAGGCTCTTCACCTGCCAAGTAAATTTCAGTATCACATCATCATCATAGGTAATAATAATATTGCAATTCTcattacatatataaaaaaacaacaacattaTTAGCATCCTACATGTAAGTATCTTTGGCATTACCAGTTTGAGCAGTAATGGATATTGGCTGCCAATATAGAAGAAACAGTAGAAACCAACAATTGAAGATTGGTAAACCATAATTCTTCATGATATACAGAAGACAAATGGCAGGTTCAAGGGTGCAGTTCTTTGTTGGTGAAGCTAATGTCAATGAGCTCTATGATCATAtctatatctatctatctatatatactaAGCAGAAACACAACTATAAGGGCACATTTGGTATATTAAATGAGAATTACGATTGgaatggtaatctttattactgagaataaaatgtgttataatagaataattaaatctattcataagttttgttatgagttgtaatattagaataaaatttaaaatctattttaggaaatattttaaacaattatatttaaaatttgagaaagataatttatttttttgatgattttttttttttaaatttctataattgttatgtgcatatggaaagtttgtttatttgaaaatatattaatttaaaaaattattacacctATTAAGGAATATCTATTACaatcctttcaaaaaaaataattatccctcattttaaagaataactattcatataaaatgattattttatgtaataaaaacataactaaatTACTGAATAGCTAAATCATTGGAATAACCATTACATTACATTATCTATTACAGTCTAGTAAATATACCCTAATAGTTTAAAGTTTTATCATGTGATGCATTCATTTTTTCTAATAGCAAGCTAAATGCTAGCTAGTTAGATTTGGGATAAACATTGTAGCTAGCATTCAATATTGCCTGCCAGTTGCAAGTCAGCCTAATATGGCCTGACTTTTTGGGTTATGCATTCAAATTTTAGCTGGACAAGCTACATGGGTAGTTCGGCGCTAATTCTTCAATGGATCGGAGAAAATTGATCCACACTCCACCTTACAccaaaaaaagtacaaaatagAGTCAGTTGACTTTGTAAGtcataaatgaaagaaaactaaaacaaaagaaagaagtaatgCACTATATATGATTTCATCTATTGACCATTTCTTAGGGCTTTGTTAAAAGTAAAACTCCTACAAAGGGAGAGATATAGATATTGCACTTTCTTGTtttttgattataaataatttctttccttaaAATACACATtgcactttttatttatttctttatttcaaaataataaactttAATAGCTCTCTCGAAAATTAAGTTTGTGCATGTTAAGTTGTTAACCATCataatttaaacaatattttgtCTCTGATGCCCTTACTATTTTGTGTTTAAGATAAAGCATTTTCTGTTGACACTAACAAAGTAGTTTATGCCACTTAGCACACATCAAGTCTCTTATTGTTGGGCTCGACCACTCCCATCCTaagtgattatttttttataactcattTTTAGGCTATAAACCTTATAATTGAAACTCATAACATCTATTTCTATAATTTAGATTGATCTAGTACATACATAATGTAATTCTTAAAGCATAATCGTAAGTGAAGTCTCTTATCATCAAATAAGAGACTTAGGTTCAAATCCCACCTATACCAAAAAGCATCATATTTCAATATTAAAGAACATCCCAACCGCTATAacaaagttgatttttttcgagggtcaaaacccttgaaaaaagtattaaaagccctcaaaatatattattttgaggGTTTAACTGACCCTTGATGACCTTTGAAATAAATTCCATAAATAAATTAGTACAAGAACCATAAAGGATTCTGCCATCTCTTGGTACTTCTCAAAGACTGATGCATAGCCACCAACTTTCCCTTGCATTAAGAACTGCAAGGAAATTGACAAACCAATTAATCATGCACTTGTTAAATGGTTGAGGTGTTTGATTGAAAAATTGCAATACAATGAAGTCCATATTGACTtgtgattttcaaaatgttaCATATTTCTGAAAAGCAAATTCAGTAGCATAGTTTAGTTCATGAATTATTACCTAAAACACAAGTGTCTAAACCCCAACATACTTGACATCTTAACTGAACTCACCCATGCTCCATCCAGTTCCCACCAAGAGAGTCACCATTTTTCCCATGGTAGTTCAAGTAGTAGTGAATGTCAACTTCTTAGTATGCATTCATCTGTCCATAGGATGCAAAACATAAGTTAGCACAATTATTCATTATTAGCATCATTGAGCCATAACTTTCATTATAGAGCCAGGATATCAAGCACTATTATGTGTTCCATTCAAATGGAATACCACCAGAACTTATCTTACGCTGTTTAGCAAGCTTGAACCAAGACGCTGAAAAATCTGAAGCAtgatttgtaataaaattgacaTCAAGAggcagaaaattcaaaacattatattaaacttcttgaactcATTCTCTAGTAGGGAAGGTGTGACATTCAAAGGGGGATCTTTTTTGTAGATGGAATAACCTTTGGCTGGCAATAAAACGCAAGTATACATATTAACTAGATTAATACACCCATACAGagtaaacaacaacaaccatgATGCAGATCATAATTGACAACCCATACAGAGtaaattttagatttacattgataaaaaggaaaaaggacaattttccaaaatttatgACACGACATGATAATACATCACCATGATAATACATTCTCATAATCTAATCTAGACACTCTAGAACTCGCTCAAAACTAATTTTGGTGGTGCAATCTTCCATTCCAGAAAAATATGATATAGTACATACTTAAACTCAAATTGAGTAGCTAAAAGCAATGGATTTTTATTTGCATGTGAAAGCAATAAAACGTTGTTCCCTTAAATAGTTAAgatttaaaggtttttttttaataatttattaattgagaaaaaatatttgaaggaatgaacaaacaaaatgaGACAGGAGTATCCGTTAGGTTTATTTCATAGGTTAGTCTAACTCAAAAATAGGCAGGGAGAAATTATTTCCAATGCATTAACTAGCCAAAgggagaaaataaaattctaaattagTTTCATGTTATCACCAAACACTGCTTCTTTCAAACTCAATGATATGAGAGGGAATTGGCAAATAATACAGAGACACAAGAAAAGTGTTAGAAAGCAACATTCAGAAACACTAAAGCTGCACGcaatagatcaaataaaaagcAACGAACATTAAAGCGCAACAGTGAAAGAAtcgaattgaattgaattgaatagaaagaaagggaaattaAACCTTCTTGCGGAGACCAGAGGTACCAGGCTTTTGGCCATCGATTGACTGGTCTCAACGCGAGAAACCTTGAACATCATTgctgagagaatgagagaaagagtGACTTCCATTTCTCAGTTTTCTGAGAAACGTGAAACAAAAATCATGGGAAAATCgatgaaaaagtgtgggtaaaccaaaaaaacaaaaaaaatcaaagatgaaATTAGGGTTTGTTACTTCCATGATCAATTTGTACCTAATCGGAGCTGAGAACACAACGCCAAGAGAGACAAAGAGCCACAAATTGCCAAGATCAATTCATACCTAATCGGAGCTGTGTGATTTCCATGATCGTCGAGCTCTGAGATTTCCATGATTGTTAAGCTCTTTGAGCTCTATGCTTTCTCAGTTTCTGTAAGAGAGtgaacaaatattttatcaagGGCTGTggcttctttttaattttttttgtgggcTTTTTTCAAGGGctgaaaattttgtcatattttatCAAGGGTTGTGGGTTGAAAAATGTAAAGTTTTGTACCCGCTCTTTTCTTTCACATTTATTTCAAGGGTGTTTTAACATATTTTGAGAGACCTAATAACCTTTGAGATAAAGTTTAGTAATATAAACAAGCACACTTGTATGTATAGATTGTATTAACA
The DNA window shown above is from Quercus lobata isolate SW786 chromosome 7, ValleyOak3.0 Primary Assembly, whole genome shotgun sequence and carries:
- the LOC115953368 gene encoding alpha carbonic anhydrase 7-like; this translates as MVYQSSIVGFYCFFYIGSQYPLLLKLVKSLSKHWGELKLEWKLCKIGQHQSPIDILNKDVQVNINPRDLRLNYKASNAIIKNTGHSVEVEWVGDAGSIQINGKQYSLRQCHWHSPAEHLINGKRYDLELHMVHVNTSNQVSVVRAQFYQIGEPDSFLSKFTEELKTLVNNRGKRPIGVIDPRETNTDTFKYYRYNGSLTTPPCDEGVTWIVNAKINTVSSKQVQLLREANFDYRGKDNARPVQALNDRKIFLYGARPW